A region from the Salminus brasiliensis chromosome 22, fSalBra1.hap2, whole genome shotgun sequence genome encodes:
- the cybc1 gene encoding cytochrome b-245 chaperone 1 homolog produces the protein MVYMIIEKHTADVLHLKRSPGIRSWSLLVGIASVGLAAAYYSSDSVLWKAFYVTGCLFVALQNMEEWEEAVFDKSKGNIELKTFSLYAMILTLWKKGHEMVLLDIRHLRDISVQEEKVRYLGKGYVLVLRMATGFSHPLTQNATLGGRSDVEALAALLKRFLGLEALHQRLAQEEEDEYGNEDEDDFEQLGMDGDDESSDSKDESELTSQ, from the exons ATGGTGTATATGATAATTGAGAAGCACACTGCTGATGTTCTCCATCTGAAGAGATCACCTGGAATTAGATCCTGGTCTCTGCTTGTCG GCATTGCCTCAGTAGGCCTGGCAGCAGCATATTACAGTTCAG ACAGCGTGTTATGGAAGGCGTTCTATGTAACAGGCTGCTTATTTGTTGCTTTACAAAacatggaggagtgggag GAAGCAGTGTTTGACAAATCTAAGGGGAATATAGAGCTGAAAACCTTCAGTCTGTATGCAATGATACTCACCCTGTGGAAAAAAGGGCATGAAATGG TATTGCTGGATATTCGGCACTTGAGGGACATCAGTGTTCAGGAGGAGAAGGTGCGCTACTTGGGGAAGGGTTATGTGCTGGTGCTGCGGATGGCCACTGGATTCTCTCATCCTCTCACACAGAACGCTACTCTCGGTGGACGCAG TGATGTAGAGGCACTCGCTGCCCTCTTGAAGCGCTTCCTGGGACTTGAGGCTCTGCATCAACGTCTGGCtcaggaagaggaagatgagtATGGGAATGAAGATGAGGATGACTTTGAGCAGTTGGGTATGGATGGGGATGATGAAAGCAGCGATTCAAAGGATGAAAGTGAACTGACGTCTCAGTGA
- the nherf1a gene encoding Na(+)/H(+) exchange regulatory cofactor NHE-RF1a isoform X1 has translation MSGDLRPRLCVLEKSSDGYGFHLHGEKGKAGQYIRLVESGSPAEGSGLLAGDKVVFVNGESVEGESHQQVVSRIRAVTGKLELIVVDAETQELLAKLSLRCQKEFVTDGIPLPGGEPKPRVEPESRVELENGTPREKSPEPDTNGDSTPDRLSVSSKESKNELRPRLCHMKKGATGYGFNLHSEKSKPGQYIRAVDEDSPAEKSGLRPQDKVVQVNGTPVQGMQHSDVVAAIKAGGDELRLLVVDPDTEAFFSSCEVLPTEEHITGPLPEPAASKESSEEKVIVKKEEEEEEEEEEEAAQEAKPKISASPSTSSTSSTASIPAATVNSPLPVEEKPAERSVVGDAGAGANLDLSLSLQQAKERAHQKRSNKRAPPMDWSKRSELFSNL, from the exons ATGTCAGGCGACCTCAGGCccaggctgtgtgttttggagaaGAGCAGCGATGGATACGGTTTCCATCTGCACGGGGAGAAGGGGAAGGCGGGTCAGTATATCCGGCTAGTGGAGTCCGGTTCTCCGGCCGAGGGCTCGGGTCTTCTGGCCGGGGACAAAGTGGTGTTCGTGAACGGAGAGAGCGTGGAGGGAGAGAGCCACCAACAGGTCGTCTCCCGCATACGAGCGGTGACGGGAAAGTTGGAGCTCATCGTTGTAGATGCCGAGACCCAGGAGCTGCTCGCAAAACTCAGCCTCAGGTGCCAAAAAGAGTTCGTCACCGACGGGATACCTTTACCGGGCGGCGAGCCGAAGCCCCGCGTGGAGCCGGAGTCCCgtgtggagctggagaacgGTACGCCGAGAGAGAAGAGCCCAGAGCCCGACACTAATGGAGACTCTACCCCCGACAGACTGAGTGTCAGCTCTAAG GAATCGAAGAATGAGCTACGTCCCCGTCTCTGCCACATGAAGAAAGGAGCCACAGGCTATGGCTTTAACCTCCACAGTGAGAAGTCCAAACCAGGCCAGTACATCAGGGCAGTGGACGAGGACTCCCCTGCCGAGAAATCTGGACTTCGACCCCAAGATAAAGTGGTGCAG GTGAATGGCACGCCTGTGCAAGGCATGCAGCACTCTGACGTGGTGGCTGCCATCAaagctggaggtgatgagcttcGGTTGCTGGTGGTTGACCCGGACACAGAAGCTTTCTTCAGCAGCTGCGAGGTTCTCCCTACTGAGGAGCACATTACAG GCCCTCTGCCTGAACCAGCTGCCAGCAAAGAGAGTTCAGAAGAAAAGGTAATA GtaaagaaggaggaagaggaggaggaggaggaggaggaggaggcagcaCAGGAAGCCAAACCAAAAATATCAGCGAGTCCCTCTACGTCCAGCACTTCCTCCACTGCATCCATCCCTGCTGCTACTGTCAATAGTCCACTCCCTGTTGAG GAGAAGCCAGCGGAGAGGAGTGTGGTGGGAGATGCTGGTGCAGGTGCAAATCTGGATCTGAGTTTGTCCCTCCAGCAGGCTAAGGAGCGCGCTCACCAGAAACGCTCCAACAAGAGAGCACCACCTATGGACTGGAGCAAGAGAAGCGAGCTGTTTAGCAATCTCTAA
- the narf gene encoding nuclear prelamin A recognition factor, protein MSEVHIARKKEKCENCTKQCNKKQSDDALSSLQERGVANGEVSGHAPAQAVLLSACLSCDGCVSEEESQKISQQSLQEINRVLALNKKCDASKHKVLMVSVCPQSLPFFAVKFHLDIPEAAQKLCGFLKSVGVKHVFDTTLAASFSILESQKEFVQRYRRRHHDTHAMPMFTSSCPGWIRYAEHVLGSLVTPHICTARSPQQVMGSLVKDYFTRQQKLTPEQVYHVVVAPCFDKKLEAVREEFYNSLLESRDVDCVLTSVEILHMMDQSNVSMENIDPVPLDHVFGEISDSNLMRHDGRGSEGFLEHIFKYAAKELFGLEVQEIVYKTLRNRDFQEVVLERDGETLLQFAAVYGFRNIQTLVHRMRKGRVPYQLVEVLSCPGGCVSGRGQAEGEGGKPDRALIQQMEEAYSSLPVRLPDANPEVQRLYQDWLEGQDSPHAQQTLHTKYSKHAQPPSQTLIPDIQW, encoded by the exons ATGTCTGAGGTTCACATTGCAAGGAAGAAGGAGAAGTGTGAAAATTGCACTAAACAG TGCAATAAGAAACAGAGCGATGATGCTCTAAGCTCACTGCAGGAGAGAGGTGTTGCCAATGGAGAG GTGAGCGGACATGCTCCAGCTCAGGCAGTGCTGCTGAGTGCATGCCTCTCGTGTGATGGCTGTGTGTCTGAAGAAGAGAGCCAGAAAATCTCTCAACAGAGCCTTCAAGAAATCAACCGTGTCCTTGCCCTCAATAAG AAGTGTGATGCGTCAAAGCACAAAGTGCTGATGGTGTCTGTGTGTCCTCAGTCCTTGCCGTTTTTTGCTGTCAAATTTCACCTGGATATCCCAGAAGCTGCTCAAAAGCTCTGTGGCTTTCTAAAGAGTGTGG GAGTTAAACATGTGTTTGACACTACACTGGCTGCTAGTTTCAGTATTCTGGAGAGCCAGAAGGAGTTTGTACAGAGATACCGTCGCAGACATCACGACACACATGCTATGCCAATGTTCACCTCCTCGTGTCCAG GATGGATTCGCTATGCAGAACATGTACTTGGAAGTCTGGTCACTCCACACATCTGTACAGCAAGGTCACCTCAGCAGGTCATGGGCTCTCTCGTCAAAGACTACTTTACCAGGCAGCAG AAGCTGACCCCGGAGCAGGTGTACCATGTGGTGGTGGCTCCCTGCTTTGATAAGAAACTGGAAGCAGTGAGAGAAGAGTTTTATAACAGCCTGCTGGAGAGCAGAGATGTGGACTGCGTGCTTACCTCAG TGGAAATTCTGCACATGATGGATCAGAGTAATGTCTCCATGGAAAACATCGACCCTGTTCCTCTAGATCATGT GTTTGGTGAGATCAGTGATTCCAACTTGATGAGACATGATGGTCGAGGCTCTGAAGGCTTCCTAGAGCACATTTTCAAATATGCAGCCAAAGAACTATTTGGCTTAGAAGTTCAAGAGATTGTATACAAGACCCTCAG AAACCGAGATTTCCAGGAGGTGGTGCTAGAGCGTGATGGAGAGACTCTGCTCCAGTTTGCTGCAGTCTATGGCTTCCGGAACATTCAGACACTTGTCCACCGTATGCGGAAAGGCAGAGTGCCGTACCAGCTAGTGGAAGTGCTGTCCTGTCCGGGAG GTTGTGTGAGTGGCCGTGGCCAGGCAGAAGGAGAGGGAGGCAAGCCTGACCGTGCCCTGATCCAGCAAATGGAGGAGGCCTACAGTAGTCTGCCCGTCCGTCTGCCTGATGCCAACCCTGAAGTCCAGCGCCTTTACCAGGACTGGTTAGAGGGCCAGGACTCTCCACATGCCCAGCAGACCCTCCACACCAAATATAGCAAACACGCACAACCTCCTTCACAAACTCTGATCCCTGATATACAGTGGTAA
- the nherf1a gene encoding Na(+)/H(+) exchange regulatory cofactor NHE-RF1a isoform X2, whose translation MSGDLRPRLCVLEKSSDGYGFHLHGEKGKAGQYIRLVESGSPAEGSGLLAGDKVVFVNGESVEGESHQQVVSRIRAVTGKLELIVVDAETQELLAKLSLRCQKEFVTDGIPLPGGEPKPRVEPESRVELENGTPREKSPEPDTNGDSTPDRLSVSSKESKNELRPRLCHMKKGATGYGFNLHSEKSKPGQYIRAVDEDSPAEKSGLRPQDKVVQVNGTPVQGMQHSDVVAAIKAGGDELRLLVVDPDTEAFFSSCEVLPTEEHITGPLPEPAASKESSEEKVKKEEEEEEEEEEEAAQEAKPKISASPSTSSTSSTASIPAATVNSPLPVEEKPAERSVVGDAGAGANLDLSLSLQQAKERAHQKRSNKRAPPMDWSKRSELFSNL comes from the exons ATGTCAGGCGACCTCAGGCccaggctgtgtgttttggagaaGAGCAGCGATGGATACGGTTTCCATCTGCACGGGGAGAAGGGGAAGGCGGGTCAGTATATCCGGCTAGTGGAGTCCGGTTCTCCGGCCGAGGGCTCGGGTCTTCTGGCCGGGGACAAAGTGGTGTTCGTGAACGGAGAGAGCGTGGAGGGAGAGAGCCACCAACAGGTCGTCTCCCGCATACGAGCGGTGACGGGAAAGTTGGAGCTCATCGTTGTAGATGCCGAGACCCAGGAGCTGCTCGCAAAACTCAGCCTCAGGTGCCAAAAAGAGTTCGTCACCGACGGGATACCTTTACCGGGCGGCGAGCCGAAGCCCCGCGTGGAGCCGGAGTCCCgtgtggagctggagaacgGTACGCCGAGAGAGAAGAGCCCAGAGCCCGACACTAATGGAGACTCTACCCCCGACAGACTGAGTGTCAGCTCTAAG GAATCGAAGAATGAGCTACGTCCCCGTCTCTGCCACATGAAGAAAGGAGCCACAGGCTATGGCTTTAACCTCCACAGTGAGAAGTCCAAACCAGGCCAGTACATCAGGGCAGTGGACGAGGACTCCCCTGCCGAGAAATCTGGACTTCGACCCCAAGATAAAGTGGTGCAG GTGAATGGCACGCCTGTGCAAGGCATGCAGCACTCTGACGTGGTGGCTGCCATCAaagctggaggtgatgagcttcGGTTGCTGGTGGTTGACCCGGACACAGAAGCTTTCTTCAGCAGCTGCGAGGTTCTCCCTACTGAGGAGCACATTACAG GCCCTCTGCCTGAACCAGCTGCCAGCAAAGAGAGTTCAGAAGAAAAG GtaaagaaggaggaagaggaggaggaggaggaggaggaggaggcagcaCAGGAAGCCAAACCAAAAATATCAGCGAGTCCCTCTACGTCCAGCACTTCCTCCACTGCATCCATCCCTGCTGCTACTGTCAATAGTCCACTCCCTGTTGAG GAGAAGCCAGCGGAGAGGAGTGTGGTGGGAGATGCTGGTGCAGGTGCAAATCTGGATCTGAGTTTGTCCCTCCAGCAGGCTAAGGAGCGCGCTCACCAGAAACGCTCCAACAAGAGAGCACCACCTATGGACTGGAGCAAGAGAAGCGAGCTGTTTAGCAATCTCTAA